Genomic window (Fusobacterium perfoetens):
TCATGTCCATAGAAACAATAAGCTCTCCATTTTCAACATAACATTTTCCAAAATTTATTGTAATTTCTCCTGAAGGTTCATCAATAAGATTTAATCCAAGAAGTTTACCATTAAATTCCATTTGAATTTTATCGTTGAAGAATTTAATGATTTCTTTAAATCCATTTTCTTTGATATCTAATTTTCCTAAGAATATCATAAGAGCAGAAAGAGAGTTATAACCAAGAGAAGGATGTGCAGCATGTGCAGCTACTCCTTTAGATGTAATTATAATTCTATCTTCTTTTACTTCAAAAGAAATTTTGTTTTCTTTATTTTCGTTATAAAGAGGAAGTTCTTTTTCAATAGTCTCTTTATATGAAACAGGAAGAGATATTGTAGTTGTTTCAGGAACAGCATTAAATACATTTCCAGCCTTAACAGTTATATCAGAATCTGTTTTAATTTTAAATAATCCTCTTAAAATACCTTTTTCAGCGAAAGTAACAGGAAATTCACTGTCAGGAGTGAAAGATACAGCAGGGTGAGGCATTTGAAGTTTACCAAAGTAGTGATTCATACATCCCCATCCAGTTTCTTCATTTGCTCCAAGAATCATTCTTACTTTTCTTTTTAAAGGTATTCCTGCATCTTTTAAAGCTTTCATAGCATAAAGACAAATCATCATAGGGCCTTTGTCGTCAAGAGTACCTCTTCCATACATTTTATTGTCAACAATTTCAGCTCCATAAGGATTATAATCCCATCCACTTCCTTCAGGAACAACATCAACATGCCCAAGAATTCCAACCATTTCTTCTTGATCATCAGTACCAAAATCAATATGTCCTGCATAATTATCAAAATTTTCAACTTTAAATCCTAATTTTTCTCCTACAGAAAGAAAATGTTCAAGAGCTTTTGCAGGTCCTTCACCAAAAGGCATTCCTGGTTTTGCCTCTTCCTCAACACTTTTTATTCTTATAGATTCCTGTAATGATTTAATAAGGTCATCTTTATATTTTAAAACTTCTTTGTGTAAATCCATTATATCCTCCTTGTATATTTTTAAAAAAGGGCAGTAAGGATTACTGCCCTCGTTTTTTAAATTTTACATGTATAATCTTTTTCTGTCAAGACATGTCTTGAATTAGAAAAATATAATCTTGTAAGATAAAGCATATGGCGGAAATGTACAGGAATCGAACCTGTCAGCGACACCGCCGCCTAGGCAGTTTTGAAGACTGCTGAAGGCACCAGCCCTCTCACACTTCCATTAAGTTTTCTTTATAAATTATA
Coding sequences:
- the pepV gene encoding dipeptidase PepV — protein: MDLHKEVLKYKDDLIKSLQESIRIKSVEEEAKPGMPFGEGPAKALEHFLSVGEKLGFKVENFDNYAGHIDFGTDDQEEMVGILGHVDVVPEGSGWDYNPYGAEIVDNKMYGRGTLDDKGPMMICLYAMKALKDAGIPLKRKVRMILGANEETGWGCMNHYFGKLQMPHPAVSFTPDSEFPVTFAEKGILRGLFKIKTDSDITVKAGNVFNAVPETTTISLPVSYKETIEKELPLYNENKENKISFEVKEDRIIITSKGVAAHAAHPSLGYNSLSALMIFLGKLDIKENGFKEIIKFFNDKIQMEFNGKLLGLNLIDEPSGEITINFGKCYVENGELIVSMDMRFPVTFEAESIKKRLFSVLSEYGITFEPLKEEKPLYIPKDNFLVKTLMEVYQDMTGDMESQPISTGGGTYAKAVSNCVAFGALLKGTPDSMHQKNECIDLASLDTLLPLFAETIYRLAK